Proteins encoded within one genomic window of Vanrija pseudolonga chromosome 3, complete sequence:
- the ERV41 gene encoding ER-derived vesicles protein ERV41: protein MYEPHLDHQAHIPSGDGEGVSLLDELDKLAPIKRFDAFPKVQSTYTSKSQRGGLLTAVVGFIIFLLVLNDLGEYLYGAPNHIFSVDQGIERDLQLNIDITVAMPCHYLTIDLRDAVGDRLHLNNDFAKEGTHFNPGRAVSMKIGSSTKVASVSELISSAKRRTPNQKSSLSGLRALFTSRDSERRHAAYRATHDKVENGPACRIYGSVEVKKVTANLHITSLGHGYVSYEHTDHALMNLSHVIHEFSFGPFFPAISQPLDLSLETTDNAFTAFQYFLRVVPTTYISSSRRKLYAVTENTRTFDHGRGVPGIFFKYDIEPMSITVEERTTSLYQFLIRLAGVVGGVWTVASFGLRVANRAQREVIKATGKEKEVIPSAFSAGRGSESAGFMGGDSGGNNWLSNRNSDSYGDWKRR, encoded by the exons ATGTACGAGCCTCACCTCGACCATCAGGCGCATATTCCGTCGGGGGACGGCGAAGGTGTCTCCCTTCTcgatgagctcgacaagTTAGCTCCTATCAAGCGCTTCGATGCTTTCCCAAAG GTGCAATCTACCTACACCAGCAAATCTCAACGGGGCGGCCTGCTCACAGCAGTCGTGGGATTCATCATCTTCCTGCTCGTCTTG AACGACCTCGGAGAGTATCTCTATGGTGCACCGAACCACATCTTCAGCGTAGACCAAGGGATCGAGAGGGATCTTCAGTTGAACATTGACATTACCGTCGCCATGCCTTGTCACT ACCTTACGATTGACCTCCGGGACGCTGTTGGAGACCGCCTGCATCTGAACAATGATTTCGCTAAGGAGGGG ACTCACTTCAACCCCGGGCGAGCTGTGTCAATGAA GATCGGATCATCGACCAAAGTGGCATCCGTTTCTGAATTGATCTCATCCGCCAAGCGCAGGACCCCAAACCAGAAGTCGTCGCTCTCCGGCCTCCGCGCTCTCTTCACATCTCGAGACTCGGAACGCCGTCACGCTGCCTATCGTGCGACCCACGACAAGGTGGAGAATGGTCCCGCCTGTCGCATTTATGGCAGTGTTGAGGTGAAGAAGGTCACCGCCAACCTGCACATCACTTCCTTGGGCCACGGCTATGTCAGCTACGAGCACACGGACCATGCTT TGATGAACCTTTCTCATGTCATTCACGAGTTCTCGTTTGGCCCGTTCTTCCCTGCCATCTCGCAGCCTCTTGATCTGAGTCTGGAGACAACCGACAATG CCTTCACCGCCTTCCAGTACTTCTTGCGTGTTGTTCCAACCACCTATATCTCCTCTAGTCGTCGCAAGCTT TATGCGGTGACGGAGAACACCCGTACGTTTGATCACGGCCGGGGAGTTCCCGGTATCTTCTTCAAGTACGACATTGAGCCAATGTCCATCACGGTCGAAGAGCGCACCACCTCGCTGTACCAGTTCCTAATTCGGCTCGCAGGTGTTGTTG GCGGAGTTTGGACCGTGGCTTCGTTCGGCCTTCGTGTTGCCAACCGCGCTCAGCGCGAGGTCATCAAGGCCacgggcaaggagaaggaggttATTCCGTCGGCGTTTTCTGCGGGCCGGGGATCAGAGAGCGCAGGCTTCATGGGAGGTGACTCTGGCGGCAACAACTGGCTTTCGAACAGGAATAGCGACTCGTATGGCGATTGGAAGAGGAGATAA
- the RVS167 gene encoding Regulator of cytoskeleton and endocytosis, which produces MKGMTKALQRTPHNLTSKFGMSKKSTDAEYNDWERKFAAIEAASEKMHKDSVVFRDAVTSLLTSGNSFSGSLATLFAPIGNEYNLASKFPQSEVTIKNIASYQRLMEELKETLQPELDLIESRIVQPSKELNDICKKIRKTCTKRDHKLVDYDRHNNSLNKLRDKKEKSLKDEKNLFKVEQDFELAAGEYEHYNNLLKTELPEFLRMATQFVDPLFHSFYYMQLNVYYIMLEKLQSFTDGKYDLERRDIENVYFEQRGEAGEQLEELGITKRLVTTAKLLQQSRGGSAVSRNVSSSSKADLARKESTGGSYAARNVSAPPPYSAASAAGKKAPPPPPPLKPKPGAAAKVYCTAIFDYEAQAAGDLSFSAGDRIEIVERTDSAEDWWTGRLDGRQGIFPGNYTQVD; this is translated from the exons ATGAAGGGCATGACAAAGGCCCTTCAGCG GACGCCGCACAACTTGACCTCCAAGTTTGGCATGTCCAAGA AGTCGACCGATGCCGAGTACAACGACTG GGAACGCAAGTTCGCTGCCATCGAGGCTGCGTCGGAGAAGATGCACAAGGACTCGGTCGTGTTTCGCGACGCAGTGACAT CACTTCTCACGTCGGGAAACAGCTTCTCTGGGTCTCTTGCTACGCTGTTCGCGCCCATCGGCAACGAGTACAACCTCGCGTCCAAGTTCCCGCAGTCCGAGGTGACGATCAAGAACATTGCTTCTTACCAGCGCCTCATGGAGGAGCTGAAAG AAACGCTCCAGCCCGAGCTTGATCTCATCGAGTCTCGCATCGTCCAGCCCAGCAAGGAGCTGAACGACATCTGCAAGAAGATCCGAAAGACTTGCACGAAGCGCGACCACAAGCTCGTCGACTATGACCGTCACAACAACAGTCTCAACAAGCTTAGAgacaagaaggagaagtcgctcaaggacgagaagaACCTGTTCAAGGTCGAACAGGACTTTGAGCTGGCTGCCGGCGAGTACGAGCACTACAACAACCTCCTCAAGACCGAGCTTCCCGAGTTCCTGCGAATGGCGACTCAGTTTGTCGACCCCCTCTTCCACTCGTTCTACTACATGCA GCTCAACGTGTACTACATCATGCTCGAGAAGCTTCAGTCGTTCACCGACGGCAAgtacgacctcgagcgccgtgaCATCGAGAATGTCTACTttgagcagcgcggcgaagCGGGCGAGCAGCTTGAGGAGCTGGGAATCACCAAGCGCCTGGTTACGACTG CCAAGCTTCTTCAGCAGTCCCGCGGTGGATCGGCTGTGTCCCGCAACGTGTCGTCCTCATCCAAGGCTGATCTTGCGCGCAAGGAATCGACTGGTGGCTCGTATGCTGCTCGGAATGTGTCTGCGCCTCCGCCCTATAGTGCTGCGTCGGCAGCTGGTAAGAAggcgccccctccccctcctcctctcaAGCCGAAGCCGGGCGCAGCTGCCAAGGTATACTGCACTGCAATCTTCGACTACGAAGCACAG GCTGCGGGTGACCTGTCATTCTCCGCCGGAGACCGCATCGAGATTGTCGAGAGGACCGACTCTGCGGAGGACTGGTGGACGGGCCGACTTGATGGTCGCCAAGGCATTTTCCCTGGCAACTACACCCAAGTCGACTAA